In a single window of the Streptomyces sp. CGMCC 4.7035 genome:
- a CDS encoding cellulase family glycosylhydrolase, translated as MRHPPRSALLLVAGAVALVGTVVAPVVTASGAAPACTVEYSVTSQWDSGFQGAVKITNNSAAVSSWSLTFDFGAGQKVTQGWSAKWSQSGTTVTAANESWNGSLGTGASVSAGFLASWSGSNAAPMSFKLNGTTCNVDAEPSPTEPPSNGTAPALHVLGNKLVDADGKTRRLLGVNRSGGEFMCVQGYGIFDGPVDDAAIKAIADWKANAVRIPLNEECWLGLSGIKPEYAGANYIGAVKDLVARVEAHGMTPIVELHWSYGQYTGNSAGCSDVHATCQKPMPDAQYTPSFWTSVANTFKNDQTVAFDLFNEPYPDRATPTTTRAWQCWKDGGTCPGIPYEVAGMQDLVDAVRGTGAKNVILAGGLAYSNDLSQWLTYKPNDPTGNLVAAYHVYNFNTCASETCWNSTLAPVAAQVPLVAGEIGENTCSHGFVDQVMKWFDDRGLSYLGWTWNTWDCSSGPSLISNYDGTPTSYGTGLRDHLRALNP; from the coding sequence ATGCGACACCCCCCTCGTTCAGCACTTTTACTCGTGGCCGGCGCGGTCGCCCTCGTGGGCACCGTGGTCGCGCCGGTCGTCACGGCGTCGGGCGCCGCCCCCGCGTGCACGGTGGAGTACTCCGTCACCAGCCAGTGGGACAGCGGCTTCCAAGGTGCCGTGAAAATCACGAACAACAGTGCCGCTGTGAGCAGTTGGAGCCTGACCTTCGACTTCGGAGCCGGCCAGAAGGTCACCCAGGGCTGGAGCGCCAAGTGGTCCCAGTCCGGTACGACGGTGACCGCGGCCAACGAGAGCTGGAACGGCTCGCTGGGCACCGGTGCGAGCGTCAGCGCCGGGTTCCTCGCCTCGTGGTCGGGGAGCAACGCGGCGCCGATGTCGTTCAAGCTCAACGGGACGACGTGCAACGTGGACGCCGAGCCGTCCCCGACCGAGCCCCCCTCGAACGGCACGGCACCCGCGCTGCACGTCTTGGGGAACAAGCTCGTGGACGCCGACGGGAAGACGCGCAGGCTGCTCGGCGTGAACCGGTCCGGCGGCGAGTTCATGTGCGTCCAGGGCTACGGCATCTTCGACGGCCCCGTCGACGACGCCGCGATCAAGGCGATCGCCGACTGGAAGGCCAACGCGGTCCGCATCCCGCTGAACGAGGAGTGCTGGCTCGGGCTCTCCGGCATCAAACCGGAGTACGCGGGCGCCAACTACATCGGTGCCGTCAAGGACCTGGTGGCCAGGGTCGAGGCGCACGGCATGACCCCGATCGTCGAACTGCACTGGTCCTACGGCCAGTACACCGGCAACTCCGCCGGCTGCTCCGACGTGCACGCCACCTGCCAGAAGCCGATGCCCGACGCGCAGTACACCCCGTCGTTCTGGACGTCGGTCGCCAACACCTTCAAGAACGACCAGACGGTCGCGTTCGACCTGTTCAACGAGCCCTATCCGGACCGGGCGACCCCCACGACCACCCGGGCCTGGCAGTGCTGGAAGGACGGCGGCACCTGCCCCGGTATTCCGTATGAGGTCGCCGGTATGCAGGATCTCGTCGACGCCGTACGCGGCACCGGCGCCAAGAACGTCATCCTGGCCGGCGGGCTCGCGTACTCGAACGACCTGAGTCAGTGGCTGACGTACAAGCCGAACGACCCGACCGGCAATCTCGTCGCCGCGTACCACGTCTACAACTTCAACACCTGTGCGAGCGAGACCTGCTGGAACTCCACGCTCGCCCCGGTGGCCGCCCAAGTGCCGCTGGTCGCGGGGGAGATCGGGGAGAACACCTGCTCGCACGGCTTCGTGGACCAGGTCATGAAGTGGTTCGACGACCGCGGACTCTCCTACCTCGGCTGGACCTGGAACACCTGGGACTGCTCCTCGGGGCCGTCCCTGATCTCGAACTACGACGGAACACCCACGTCGTACGGCACCGGGCTGCGCGACCACCTGCGTGCCCTCAACCCGTAA
- a CDS encoding SAM-dependent methyltransferase: MTTGRQAAPTRIDTTRPHPARVYDWWLGGKDNYPVDEELGRKILAVDPTVRRGARANRRFMHRATRTLAQAGIRQFLDIGAGIPTEPNLHQVAQEVAPEARVVYADNDPIVLRHAEALLRGTAEGATDYVHADVRDPDAVLALAAGSLDFGQPVALSLVALTHYLGDEVHDLLARYVEALAPGSHLVLSQVTPDLNPEAVERAAGLFRQSGTPFFPRPLAEFSRFFDGLELLGPGVIPVHGWRPEPEDVAAQAEGIVPVYAGVARKP, translated from the coding sequence ATGACGACCGGACGTCAAGCAGCGCCTACCCGTATCGACACCACCCGGCCTCATCCGGCGCGGGTGTACGACTGGTGGCTGGGCGGCAAGGACAACTACCCGGTGGACGAGGAGCTCGGCCGGAAGATCCTCGCCGTGGATCCGACCGTGCGGCGCGGGGCGCGCGCCAACCGGCGGTTCATGCACCGGGCGACGCGGACGCTGGCGCAGGCGGGCATACGCCAGTTCCTCGACATCGGCGCCGGCATCCCCACCGAGCCGAACCTCCATCAGGTCGCGCAGGAGGTAGCCCCCGAGGCACGGGTGGTCTACGCCGACAACGACCCGATCGTGCTGCGGCACGCCGAGGCGCTGCTGCGCGGCACCGCGGAGGGCGCCACCGACTACGTCCACGCGGACGTCCGCGACCCGGACGCCGTCCTCGCCCTGGCCGCCGGGTCCCTGGACTTCGGGCAGCCGGTCGCGCTGTCGCTGGTGGCGCTCACCCATTACCTCGGCGACGAGGTCCACGACCTGCTGGCGCGGTACGTGGAGGCTCTCGCACCCGGCAGCCACCTGGTCCTCTCCCAGGTCACGCCCGATCTGAACCCCGAGGCCGTCGAGCGGGCCGCCGGCCTGTTCCGGCAGAGCGGCACGCCCTTCTTCCCCCGCCCGCTCGCCGAGTTCTCACGCTTCTTCGACGGACTGGAGCTGCTGGGTCCCGGTGTGATCCCCGTCCACGGATGGCGGCCGGAGCCGGAGGACGTGGCGGCCCAGGCGGAGGGCATAGTGCCGGTGTACGCGGGGGTCGCCCGCAAGCCGTGA
- a CDS encoding glycoside hydrolase family 48 protein produces the protein MATGRRRRGARQLWTAAVAALALPLTMLANGTTPAHAAALQCSVDYKTNDWGSGFTADLTLTNRGTDAINGWTLTYAYTGNQTLTNGWSGTWSQAGKSITVQNASWNGTIAAGAAVNTGAQFTYSGTNSAPTTFAVNGTTCMGAHQPPVTVLTSPAAGAVYTQGDAVPLAATAAAADNASISKVEFYDDTTLLGTDTSAPYSLSVSGLTVGSHSLVAKAYDSLGASAESTPVGITVASGPSVVASPTQLGVQQGKSGTFGVKLSTQPSANVTVSVARTDGNAGLSVTGGSSLTFTPSNWNTAQTVTITADATGTGSATFTASATGHTKATVTVTELAASKAYDARFLDLYGKITNPANGYFSPEGIPYHSVETLIVEAPDQGHETTSEAYSYLLWLQAMYGKVTGDWSKFNGAWDLMEKYMIPTHADQPANSFYNASKPATYAPELDTPNEYPAKLDTSVSVGSDPIAGELKSAYGTDDVYGMHWLQDVDNVYGYGNEPGKCEAGPTATGPSYINTFQRGPQESVWETVPQPTCDSFKYGGTNGYLDLFTGDSSYSRQWKYTDAPDADARAVQAAYWADVWAKAQGKGSDVSATVGKAAKMGDYLRYAMYDKYFKKIGNCVGPSTCAAGTGKDASDYLLSWYYAWGGATDTSAGWAWRIGSSHVHGGYQNPLTAYALSSYADLKPKSSTGATDWSKSLQRQLEFYQWLQSAEGAIAGGATNSWQGRYATPPSGTSTFYGMYYDWQPVYHDPPSNQWFGFQAWSMERVAEYYQQTGNATAKTILDKWVKWALSKTTINPDGTYLIPATLQWSGRPDTWNASSPGSNSALHVTVADYTNDVGVAAAYAKTLTYYAARSGDATAKSTAKALLDGMWNNYQDTVGIAVPETRADYNRFDDGVYVPSGWSGKMPNGDAINSSSTFTSLRSFYKNDPAWSKIEAYLAGGAAPSFTYHRFWAQADIALAMGSYAELLE, from the coding sequence ATGGCAACCGGACGGAGACGCCGCGGCGCGCGGCAGCTCTGGACCGCCGCGGTGGCGGCCCTCGCACTTCCCCTCACGATGCTGGCGAACGGCACGACTCCCGCCCACGCGGCGGCACTTCAGTGCAGCGTCGACTACAAGACCAACGACTGGGGATCCGGCTTCACGGCGGACCTCACCCTCACCAACCGGGGCACCGACGCCATCAACGGCTGGACCCTGACGTACGCCTACACGGGCAACCAGACGCTCACGAACGGCTGGAGCGGCACCTGGTCCCAGGCCGGCAAGTCGATCACGGTTCAGAACGCGTCCTGGAACGGCACGATCGCCGCCGGGGCGGCGGTGAACACCGGCGCCCAGTTCACCTACAGCGGGACGAACTCGGCGCCGACGACCTTCGCGGTCAACGGGACGACGTGCATGGGCGCCCACCAGCCGCCGGTGACCGTGCTGACCAGTCCGGCCGCCGGCGCGGTCTACACCCAGGGCGACGCGGTCCCGCTCGCCGCGACCGCGGCCGCCGCCGACAACGCGTCGATCAGCAAGGTCGAGTTCTACGACGACACCACCCTGCTGGGCACGGACACGAGCGCGCCGTACTCGCTCTCCGTCTCCGGTTTGACCGTGGGAAGTCATTCCCTGGTGGCGAAGGCGTACGACAGCCTGGGCGCGTCCGCGGAGTCCACGCCGGTCGGCATCACGGTCGCCTCCGGACCGTCCGTGGTGGCCTCGCCGACCCAACTCGGCGTCCAGCAGGGCAAGTCGGGCACCTTCGGTGTGAAACTGTCGACACAGCCGAGCGCCAACGTGACGGTGTCCGTCGCCCGCACGGACGGCAACGCGGGGCTTTCGGTCACCGGAGGCTCCTCGCTCACCTTCACGCCGTCCAACTGGAACACGGCCCAGACGGTGACGATCACGGCGGACGCGACCGGCACCGGCTCGGCCACCTTCACCGCCTCCGCCACCGGCCACACCAAGGCCACGGTCACGGTGACGGAGCTGGCGGCCTCGAAGGCGTACGACGCCCGGTTCCTGGACCTGTACGGGAAGATCACCAATCCGGCGAACGGCTACTTCTCCCCCGAGGGCATCCCCTACCACTCGGTCGAGACGCTGATCGTCGAGGCACCGGACCAGGGCCATGAGACGACGTCGGAGGCGTACAGCTATCTGCTGTGGCTGCAGGCCATGTACGGGAAGGTGACGGGCGACTGGTCCAAGTTCAACGGCGCCTGGGATCTGATGGAGAAGTACATGATCCCGACCCACGCCGACCAGCCGGCCAACTCCTTCTACAACGCTTCGAAGCCCGCGACGTACGCGCCTGAGCTGGACACCCCGAACGAATACCCGGCCAAGCTCGACACGTCGGTCTCGGTCGGCTCGGACCCGATCGCGGGAGAGCTGAAGAGCGCGTACGGTACGGACGACGTCTACGGTATGCACTGGCTCCAGGACGTCGACAACGTCTACGGCTACGGCAACGAGCCCGGCAAGTGCGAGGCCGGCCCCACGGCGACCGGACCGTCGTACATCAACACCTTCCAGCGCGGACCACAGGAATCCGTCTGGGAGACGGTGCCGCAGCCGACCTGCGACTCCTTCAAGTACGGCGGCACGAACGGCTATCTGGACCTGTTCACCGGCGACTCCTCCTACTCCAGGCAGTGGAAGTACACGGACGCCCCGGACGCCGACGCGCGTGCGGTGCAGGCCGCGTACTGGGCGGATGTGTGGGCGAAGGCGCAGGGCAAGGGCAGTGATGTGTCGGCCACCGTCGGCAAGGCGGCGAAGATGGGCGACTATCTGCGCTACGCGATGTACGACAAGTACTTCAAGAAGATCGGCAACTGTGTCGGCCCGTCGACCTGCGCGGCCGGCACCGGCAAGGACGCCTCGGACTATCTGCTGTCCTGGTACTACGCGTGGGGCGGCGCGACGGACACCAGCGCGGGCTGGGCCTGGCGGATCGGCTCCAGCCATGTCCACGGCGGCTACCAGAACCCCCTGACCGCGTACGCGCTCAGCTCGTATGCGGACCTGAAGCCGAAGTCGTCGACCGGTGCGACCGACTGGAGCAAGTCGCTCCAGCGGCAGCTGGAGTTCTACCAGTGGCTCCAGTCGGCCGAGGGCGCCATCGCGGGCGGCGCGACCAACAGCTGGCAGGGCCGGTACGCCACCCCGCCGTCGGGCACGTCGACCTTCTACGGCATGTACTACGACTGGCAGCCCGTCTACCACGACCCGCCGTCCAACCAGTGGTTCGGCTTCCAGGCGTGGTCGATGGAGCGGGTCGCCGAGTACTACCAGCAGACGGGGAACGCCACTGCCAAGACGATCCTCGACAAGTGGGTCAAGTGGGCGCTGTCCAAGACCACGATCAACCCCGACGGCACCTACCTGATCCCCGCCACCCTCCAGTGGTCGGGCCGGCCCGACACCTGGAACGCGTCGAGCCCCGGCTCCAACAGCGCACTTCATGTGACCGTGGCCGACTACACGAACGACGTCGGTGTGGCGGCCGCCTACGCCAAGACCCTGACGTACTACGCCGCCAGGTCCGGTGACGCGACGGCGAAGTCGACGGCCAAGGCGCTCCTCGACGGCATGTGGAACAACTACCAGGACACTGTGGGCATCGCCGTCCCGGAGACCCGCGCCGACTACAACCGCTTCGACGACGGTGTGTACGTCCCGAGCGGCTGGAGCGGCAAGATGCCGAACGGCGACGCGATCAACTCCTCCTCGACGTTCACCTCGCTGCGCTCCTTCTACAAGAACGACCCGGCCTGGTCGAAGATCGAGGCCTATCTCGCGGGCGGCGCCGCGCCGTCCTTCACGTATCACCGGTTCTGGGCCCAGGCGGACATCGCCCTGGCCATGGGCTCGTACGCGGAGCTCCTCGAATAG
- a CDS encoding OsmC family protein, giving the protein MATTRTAHTVWEGNLVEGNGVVTFDSSGIGEQPVSWPSRAEKANGKTSPEELIAAAHSSCFSMALSHGLTGAGTPPTKLVTSADVTFQPGEGITGIHLTVEGTVPGLDNDAFVAAAEDAKKNCPVSQALTGTTITLSAKLA; this is encoded by the coding sequence GTGGCAACCACGCGCACCGCACACACTGTCTGGGAAGGCAACCTCGTCGAGGGCAACGGCGTCGTCACCTTCGACTCCTCCGGCATCGGCGAGCAGCCGGTGTCGTGGCCGTCGCGCGCCGAGAAGGCGAACGGCAAGACCAGCCCCGAGGAGCTGATCGCCGCCGCCCACTCCAGCTGCTTCTCCATGGCGCTGTCGCACGGTCTGACCGGCGCCGGCACCCCGCCCACCAAGCTCGTCACCTCCGCCGACGTCACCTTCCAGCCGGGTGAGGGCATCACGGGCATCCACCTCACCGTCGAGGGCACGGTCCCCGGCCTCGACAACGACGCGTTCGTCGCCGCCGCCGAGGACGCCAAGAAGAACTGCCCGGTCAGCCAGGCCCTGACCGGCACGACGATCACGCTGTCGGCCAAGCTCGCCTGA
- a CDS encoding 4a-hydroxytetrahydrobiopterin dehydratase has protein sequence MPVEPLSQKEIEDRLAELPGWSLDGDRITRSYRLGSHFAATAMVVHIAQVQEELDHHSDLTLGYNTISLTVNTHSVGGAVTELDFELAHRVEKLAPGHGAH, from the coding sequence ATGCCCGTCGAACCGCTGTCGCAGAAGGAGATCGAGGACCGACTGGCGGAGCTGCCCGGCTGGTCGCTGGACGGCGACCGGATCACCCGCTCCTACCGGCTCGGATCGCACTTCGCGGCGACCGCGATGGTCGTGCACATCGCCCAGGTCCAGGAGGAGCTCGACCACCACTCCGACCTCACCCTCGGCTACAACACCATCTCCCTCACCGTGAACACGCACAGCGTCGGCGGCGCGGTCACCGAGCTGGACTTCGAGCTCGCGCACCGGGTGGAGAAGCTGGCGCCCGGACACGGCGCGCACTGA
- a CDS encoding helix-turn-helix domain-containing protein — MTTVASGVVASSPAPSDQGVGPLLRGWRERRRVTQLELALRAGSSARHISFIETGRSRPSEEMVLRLAEHLDVPVRERNGLLLSAGYAPRYPRTPLDDPSMGALRAGVERLIQGYEPYPALVVDAMYDVVAANRGIAMFLEGVPERLLVPPLNAMRLTLHPEALAPRIRNLREWRGHLLAQMDRQIALQRSESLRALYEEVAAYPVVDRTDPEPPEPVPYFALPMRIEHDGQVLSFISSISTFNTPMDVTVAELAIETFLPADPATVKYLQSLST; from the coding sequence ATGACCACTGTCGCGTCCGGCGTCGTCGCCTCCTCACCGGCCCCTTCCGACCAGGGCGTCGGCCCGCTGCTGCGTGGCTGGCGAGAGCGACGGCGGGTCACTCAGCTGGAGTTGGCGCTGCGGGCCGGCTCCTCGGCCCGGCACATCAGCTTCATCGAGACGGGCCGGTCGCGGCCGAGCGAGGAGATGGTGCTGCGGCTCGCGGAGCACCTGGACGTGCCGGTCCGTGAGCGCAACGGGCTGCTGCTGTCCGCCGGTTACGCCCCGCGCTACCCGAGGACGCCGCTGGACGATCCGTCGATGGGGGCGCTGCGGGCGGGTGTGGAGCGGCTGATCCAGGGCTATGAGCCGTATCCGGCGCTGGTGGTGGACGCGATGTACGACGTGGTGGCGGCGAACCGGGGCATCGCGATGTTCCTGGAGGGCGTTCCGGAGCGGCTGCTGGTGCCGCCGCTGAACGCGATGCGTCTCACGCTGCACCCCGAGGCCCTGGCGCCGCGCATCCGCAACCTGCGCGAGTGGCGAGGCCATTTGCTGGCGCAGATGGACCGTCAGATCGCCTTGCAGCGTTCGGAGTCGCTGCGTGCGCTGTACGAGGAGGTGGCGGCGTATCCGGTGGTGGACCGGACGGATCCCGAACCGCCCGAGCCCGTCCCCTACTTCGCGCTTCCGATGCGGATCGAACACGACGGCCAGGTGCTGTCCTTCATCTCGTCGATCTCCACGTTCAACACGCCGATGGACGTGACGGTGGCGGAGCTTGCCATCGAGACGTTCCTGCCGGCGGACCCGGCGACGGTGAAGTATCTCCAGTCGCTGAGTACCTGA
- a CDS encoding helix-turn-helix domain-containing protein: MSERRAAPTVGQVVLGRRLQELREAAGLKREEAARVLRVAPATVRRMETAEVALKIPYVQVLLSTYGVADEESAAFVHLAEEANQPGWWQRYHDVLPDWFSLYVSLEGAARLIRSYEPHFVPGLLQTEEYARAVLTAGTVGQASPQDVERHVALRLARQELLTRQDPPRLWVIMDETVLRRPVSVRSQVMRDQLDRLIEATENPRITLQVAEYAAGPHPGTYSSFVLFRFGEPELPDMVYSEYLTGALYLDSRTEVALHLEVLDHMSAKAASVQHTRKILREYRDTF, translated from the coding sequence GTGAGTGAGCGGCGGGCTGCGCCCACCGTGGGTCAGGTGGTCCTCGGGCGACGGTTGCAGGAGTTGCGGGAGGCCGCCGGGCTGAAGCGGGAGGAGGCGGCGCGGGTTCTGCGCGTCGCTCCGGCGACCGTGCGGCGCATGGAGACGGCCGAGGTCGCGCTGAAGATCCCGTATGTGCAGGTGCTGCTCTCGACGTACGGGGTGGCCGACGAGGAGAGCGCCGCGTTCGTCCACCTCGCCGAGGAGGCCAACCAGCCCGGTTGGTGGCAGCGTTACCACGATGTGCTGCCCGACTGGTTCAGCCTGTATGTCAGTCTGGAGGGCGCCGCCCGCCTGATCCGCTCGTACGAGCCCCACTTCGTGCCCGGACTGCTGCAGACCGAGGAGTACGCGCGGGCCGTGCTGACGGCCGGGACCGTCGGGCAGGCCAGTCCCCAGGATGTCGAGCGGCATGTGGCGCTGCGCCTGGCCCGGCAGGAGCTGCTCACCCGTCAGGACCCGCCCCGGCTCTGGGTGATCATGGACGAGACGGTGCTGCGGCGCCCGGTCAGCGTCCGCTCCCAGGTGATGCGCGACCAGCTCGACCGGTTGATCGAGGCCACCGAGAACCCACGGATCACCTTGCAGGTGGCCGAGTACGCCGCCGGACCGCACCCGGGGACGTACAGCTCGTTCGTGCTGTTCCGCTTCGGGGAGCCGGAGCTGCCCGACATGGTCTACAGCGAGTACCTGACCGGCGCCCTGTATCTGGACTCGCGCACCGAGGTGGCCCTGCACCTGGAGGTCCTGGACCACATGTCGGCGAAGGCGGCCTCCGTCCAGCACACCCGGAAGATCCTGCGGGAGTACCGCGACACGTTCTGA
- a CDS encoding class I SAM-dependent methyltransferase — MLDYDREAEEYDASRGGEPRAAAAADAVLALIPESAGRLLDVACGTGIVTRRFAAGRPGLKVTGADLAHGMARHAAARMPGAVVLADSRRLPFRDGSFDAVTSVWLLHLVDSAEDVRAVLAECARVLRPGGVYVTTVDKAAAHDVGSDIDAVLAPRPRRPARDAAETVAAHAAAYGLVPSGQARFPGVGQGRSPRRTAADLRRGWFTALTPGAPIGERLVAGLEALPDQDRPRPDPVFTLRAFRKP; from the coding sequence ATGCTCGACTACGACCGGGAAGCCGAGGAGTACGACGCCTCGCGCGGGGGCGAACCCCGGGCCGCGGCGGCGGCCGACGCCGTGCTCGCACTGATACCCGAGAGCGCCGGCCGGCTGCTCGACGTGGCCTGCGGCACGGGCATCGTGACCCGGCGGTTCGCGGCCGGGCGGCCGGGGCTCAAGGTGACGGGCGCGGACCTGGCCCACGGGATGGCTCGCCACGCAGCCGCCCGCATGCCCGGCGCCGTGGTCCTCGCCGACAGCCGCCGACTGCCGTTCCGCGACGGGTCGTTCGACGCGGTCACCAGCGTGTGGCTGCTGCATCTCGTGGACAGCGCCGAGGACGTGCGGGCCGTACTGGCCGAATGCGCCCGTGTGCTGCGGCCGGGCGGCGTGTACGTCACCACCGTCGACAAGGCTGCCGCCCATGACGTGGGCAGCGACATCGACGCCGTCCTCGCCCCGCGCCCGCGCCGGCCGGCCCGCGACGCCGCCGAGACGGTCGCGGCGCACGCCGCCGCGTACGGACTGGTCCCGTCCGGGCAGGCCCGCTTCCCCGGTGTCGGTCAGGGGCGCAGCCCCCGCCGCACCGCGGCGGACCTGCGGCGCGGCTGGTTCACCGCGCTGACGCCCGGCGCCCCTATCGGCGAGCGGCTCGTCGCGGGCCTTGAGGCGCTGCCCGACCAGGACCGGCCGCGCCCCGACCCGGTGTTCACACTGCGGGCCTTCCGTAAACCCTGA
- a CDS encoding DUF6417 family protein — MDDLLAADFDPAELYEPRLPVLTLSEAHDLLELLEHFSAFDNSWGDRARRFAAELVVRVPSRDE, encoded by the coding sequence ATGGACGATTTGCTGGCCGCCGACTTTGATCCCGCCGAGCTGTACGAGCCGCGCCTGCCCGTGCTGACCCTGTCGGAGGCGCACGACCTGCTGGAGCTTCTGGAGCATTTCAGCGCGTTCGACAACAGTTGGGGAGACCGGGCGCGTCGTTTCGCCGCCGAGTTGGTGGTACGGGTGCCGTCACGGGACGAGTGA
- a CDS encoding alkaline phosphatase family protein: MGQGRWRSLVSGVWRSIAVWAASTVTMLVLAAVLPDFRLESAGGDSTTRIAVTAAAGAGVFGLLSSLVWPLLVRLLLLVPALVLGLLVFFLNGSLLLIALRVNPSGRGEAAPETAVVVAAVMSAVASATGAALAVRDDDAYRRRLYRLADRRRRRGDGQAGPATPGAVFVQLDGVGHDVLRAAVDKGLMPTVASWLAPRDGRGPTHRLTSWRTDWSSQTGASQLGILHGSNHDVPAFRWYEKDSREVMVCNRPTSAAELQRRAIERTGDGGLLTVDGASRGNLFSGGADQLALVLSVSARRGKENRSRAGYFAYFSDPANAVRTAMSFVAEVGRETVQSTRARLTQQRPRVGRGGLYPFVRAFATVVERDVVVAAVIGDMLAGRNAVYADLVAYDEVAHHSGPHSRDAEKVLAKLDRSLALLAQVAEHAPRPYRIVVLSDHGQSPGETFQARYGLSLGNLVRAGCGLPVPRRAERTHSGAEARAAVRAALRRPVEENGEQHRAARRRSEPVVLASGNLGLVSFPDVPHRMSKEEIDRRHPALLSTLADHPGIGFVLVRSEEHGGVVLGAHGAEIPVGRLGDGTGPLAGFGPGAAHAVRRTHSFPHTADIMINSWYDPADGEVLAFEEQIGSHGGLGGAQGRPFLLSPVVLSAPADDDTELVGAEQLHHVFRRWLSECVGPQVPLPEGEDEDEDERAA; encoded by the coding sequence GCGTCCACCGTCACCATGCTGGTCCTCGCCGCGGTCCTCCCCGACTTCCGGCTGGAGTCCGCGGGCGGCGACAGCACCACCCGTATCGCCGTCACCGCCGCGGCCGGCGCCGGTGTCTTCGGTCTGCTGTCCTCCCTCGTGTGGCCCCTGCTCGTCCGACTGCTGCTGCTCGTACCCGCCCTCGTCCTTGGGCTGCTCGTCTTCTTCCTCAACGGGTCCCTGCTGCTGATCGCCCTGCGCGTCAACCCCTCGGGACGCGGCGAGGCCGCGCCCGAGACCGCCGTGGTGGTCGCCGCCGTCATGTCCGCCGTCGCCTCGGCCACCGGCGCCGCCCTCGCCGTACGGGACGACGACGCCTACCGCAGGAGGCTCTACCGGCTCGCCGACCGACGACGCAGACGCGGCGACGGGCAGGCCGGGCCCGCCACCCCGGGCGCCGTCTTCGTTCAGCTCGACGGCGTCGGACACGATGTGCTGCGGGCCGCCGTCGACAAGGGCCTCATGCCGACCGTCGCCTCCTGGCTCGCCCCCCGCGACGGCCGCGGCCCCACCCACCGCCTCACCTCCTGGCGCACCGACTGGTCCAGTCAGACCGGTGCCAGCCAGCTCGGCATCCTGCACGGCTCCAACCACGACGTCCCGGCCTTCAGGTGGTACGAGAAGGACAGCCGCGAGGTCATGGTCTGCAACCGGCCGACGAGCGCCGCCGAACTCCAGCGCCGGGCCATCGAGCGGACCGGCGACGGCGGCCTCCTCACCGTCGACGGCGCCAGCCGCGGCAACCTCTTCAGCGGCGGCGCCGACCAACTCGCCCTCGTGCTGTCCGTCTCCGCACGGCGCGGCAAGGAGAACCGCTCCCGCGCCGGATACTTCGCGTACTTCAGCGACCCCGCCAACGCCGTCCGTACCGCCATGTCGTTCGTCGCCGAGGTCGGCCGCGAGACAGTCCAGTCCACCCGGGCCCGGCTCACCCAGCAGCGGCCCCGCGTCGGCCGCGGCGGCCTCTACCCCTTCGTCCGCGCCTTCGCCACCGTCGTCGAACGCGACGTCGTCGTCGCCGCGGTCATCGGCGACATGCTCGCCGGGCGCAACGCGGTCTACGCGGACCTGGTGGCGTACGACGAAGTGGCCCACCACTCCGGCCCGCACAGCCGTGACGCCGAGAAGGTCCTGGCGAAGCTGGACCGCTCGCTGGCGCTGCTCGCGCAGGTCGCCGAGCACGCCCCGCGCCCGTACCGGATCGTCGTCCTGTCCGACCACGGCCAAAGCCCCGGTGAGACCTTCCAGGCCCGATACGGACTCAGCCTCGGCAACCTGGTGCGGGCCGGCTGCGGGCTGCCCGTGCCGCGCAGGGCCGAGCGCACGCACAGCGGAGCCGAGGCGCGCGCGGCGGTACGGGCCGCGCTGCGCCGCCCCGTCGAGGAGAACGGCGAGCAGCACCGCGCCGCCCGCCGCCGCTCCGAGCCCGTCGTGCTGGCCTCCGGCAACCTCGGACTGGTCTCCTTCCCGGACGTGCCGCACCGGATGAGCAAGGAGGAGATCGACCGCCGCCATCCGGCGCTGTTGTCCACGCTCGCGGACCACCCCGGCATAGGCTTCGTCCTGGTCCGCAGCGAGGAGCACGGCGGGGTGGTACTGGGCGCGCACGGCGCCGAGATCCCGGTCGGCCGGCTCGGCGACGGGACCGGTCCGCTCGCCGGCTTCGGCCCCGGTGCCGCCCACGCCGTGCGCCGCACGCACTCCTTCCCGCACACCGCCGACATCATGATCAACTCCTGGTACGACCCGGCCGATGGCGAAGTCCTCGCGTTCGAGGAACAGATCGGCTCGCACGGCGGACTCGGCGGCGCCCAGGGGCGGCCCTTCCTGCTGTCGCCGGTGGTGCTGTCCGCCCCGGCCGACGACGACACCGAACTCGTCGGAGCCGAGCAACTCCACCACGTCTTCCGCCGCTGGCTGAGCGAGTGCGTCGGACCCCAGGTGCCGCTGCCCGAGGGCGAGGACGAGGACGAGGACGAGCGCGCGGCCTGA